The Nocardioides sp. S-1144 genome includes a region encoding these proteins:
- a CDS encoding zinc-dependent alcohol dehydrogenase family protein, translating to MRATLMYAAGDVRVETVPDSIIEQPTDVLVRVTASCICGSDLHPYHSLPAKAGPARMGHEFIGVVEEVGADVTTLTKGDLVVAPFAYSDGTCQFCRAGLHTSCEKGGFWDTLPQEGGQAELVRVPLADGTLVKLPVAPDSELVPSLLTLSDVYGTGYHAAVRGGVSAGKSVTVIGDGAVGLLAVLSAQQLGAEQIILMGRHQSRTDLGREFGATDVVAERGEEGVAKVRDLTGGHGTHVVLEAVGHMPAYEQACGVVRPGGTISRVGVPQYEEAPVGFTSLFGGNITLTGGPAPTRAYIEQLLPAVLDGTVQPGRVFDRTINLDDVPDGYRAMDDREALKILVKP from the coding sequence ATGCGAGCAACGCTCATGTACGCCGCCGGCGACGTCCGGGTCGAGACCGTCCCGGACTCGATCATCGAGCAGCCCACCGACGTCCTGGTCCGCGTCACCGCGAGCTGCATCTGCGGCAGCGACCTGCACCCCTACCACTCCCTGCCCGCCAAGGCCGGGCCCGCCCGGATGGGCCACGAGTTCATCGGCGTGGTCGAGGAGGTCGGCGCGGACGTCACCACCCTGACCAAGGGCGACCTGGTCGTCGCCCCCTTCGCCTACTCCGACGGCACCTGCCAGTTCTGCCGCGCGGGCCTGCACACCTCCTGCGAGAAGGGCGGCTTCTGGGACACGTTGCCCCAGGAGGGGGGCCAGGCCGAGCTCGTCCGCGTCCCCCTCGCCGACGGCACCCTCGTCAAGCTCCCCGTCGCGCCCGACTCCGAGCTCGTCCCCTCGCTGCTGACCCTCTCCGACGTCTACGGAACCGGCTACCACGCCGCCGTCCGTGGCGGTGTCAGCGCCGGCAAGAGCGTCACCGTCATCGGCGACGGCGCCGTCGGCCTGCTCGCCGTGCTCTCGGCCCAGCAGCTCGGCGCCGAGCAGATCATCCTCATGGGACGCCACCAGTCCCGCACCGACCTCGGTCGCGAGTTCGGTGCCACCGACGTCGTCGCCGAGCGCGGCGAGGAAGGCGTCGCGAAGGTCCGCGACCTCACGGGCGGTCACGGCACCCACGTGGTCCTCGAGGCCGTCGGACACATGCCCGCCTACGAGCAGGCCTGCGGCGTCGTCCGACCCGGCGGCACGATCAGCCGGGTCGGGGTGCCGCAGTACGAAGAGGCCCCCGTCGGGTTCACCTCGCTGTTCGGCGGCAACATCACCCTCACCGGCGGCCCGGCACCCACCCGCGCCTACATCGAGCAGCTCCTGCCCGCGGTCCTCGACGGCACCGTGCAGCCCGGCAGGGTGTTCGACCGCACCATCAACCTCGACGACGTCCCCGACGGCTACCGCGCCATGGACGACCGCGAGGCCCTCAAGATCCTCGTCAAGCCTTGA
- a CDS encoding cyclophilin-like fold protein translates to MSKGVRSVVLTCLASLALTALAACGGTSTPETPGAPSGSTPTSGRGAGEATATPRSSPATPPPPGADADSSQRPETGNRRLRLVVSGQQVEVELDDSAAARDLLAQLPLTVNMTDHGGVEKTGPLPTPLSLEGQPDGADPEIGDLGYYAPGNDLVLYHGDQSYFPGIVVLGRMTGDAADRLATIAGPVTVAVSVVG, encoded by the coding sequence ATGAGCAAGGGCGTCCGCTCCGTCGTCCTCACCTGCCTCGCGTCGCTCGCGCTGACGGCGCTGGCCGCGTGCGGCGGCACCAGCACGCCAGAGACACCTGGTGCCCCCAGCGGCAGCACCCCGACATCCGGGCGGGGGGCTGGCGAGGCGACCGCGACGCCCAGGTCCTCACCGGCGACGCCGCCGCCCCCAGGAGCTGATGCCGACAGCAGCCAGCGACCCGAGACCGGCAACCGCCGGCTCCGGCTGGTCGTCAGCGGCCAGCAGGTCGAGGTCGAGCTCGACGACAGCGCCGCCGCACGAGACCTGCTCGCGCAGCTGCCCCTGACCGTGAACATGACCGACCACGGCGGCGTCGAGAAGACCGGCCCCCTCCCCACACCGCTCTCGCTGGAGGGTCAACCCGACGGTGCAGACCCGGAGATCGGAGACCTCGGCTACTACGCGCCCGGCAACGACCTCGTCCTCTACCACGGCGACCAGTCCTACTTCCCCGGCATCGTCGTGCTCGGCCGGATGACGGGCGACGCGGCCGACCGTCTCGCCACGATCGCTGGACCGGTCACCGTGGCCGTCAGCGTCGTGGGGTAG
- a CDS encoding aminotransferase-like domain-containing protein, whose translation MVQRWRCATNTTGRITRLLAGWESGSGPLAQRLAAAVTDLVDQGDLRDGDTMPSERSLGAALMISRGTVTEAYNLLRDAQVVESRVGSGTFVTSVGGRGGGGPRGDARLTSFGSHPVPRRHDLSSGAPGGLDLVVEHSDRVLRQARLADLVADDGYEPAGLLELREALAGYYADLGVATSAEEVLVTSGSQQGLAMVAAALVRPGDVVLVEDPSYRGALDAFRAQGARLVPVPVDHSGPDLEVLERLVRQLKPRLFYSLPIAHNPTGSVITPARAAGLTQILSGSRTILLEDGSPADLMLDADRPPTPVGHGLPPEQWVALGSVSKLFWGGLRIGWIRARSSFLDPLVRAKAVADLGSSPLTQLVAASCLSVVDEARAARRRQLETGYAAAAAILNADAPEWSFTRPGGGSGLWVRVPGLDASAFGQHARRHGILVSPGPVFSAVEGCREYLRIPFWREPDALGDGLTDLIALWRDHQRAPTLGTTAGPRHPSP comes from the coding sequence ATGGTCCAAAGGTGGAGGTGCGCCACGAACACCACGGGCCGCATCACGCGCCTGCTGGCGGGGTGGGAGTCCGGGAGCGGCCCCCTCGCGCAGCGCCTGGCCGCCGCGGTCACCGACCTCGTCGACCAGGGCGACCTCCGCGACGGCGACACGATGCCGTCCGAGCGCTCGCTCGGCGCCGCACTCATGATCAGTCGCGGGACGGTGACGGAGGCCTACAACCTGCTGCGGGACGCCCAGGTGGTCGAGAGCCGGGTCGGCAGCGGGACGTTCGTCACGTCGGTCGGTGGTCGCGGTGGGGGCGGTCCTCGGGGCGACGCGCGGCTCACCAGCTTCGGCAGCCACCCGGTGCCGCGACGCCACGACCTCTCCAGCGGCGCGCCGGGGGGCCTCGACCTCGTGGTCGAGCACAGCGACCGGGTGCTGCGGCAGGCGCGGCTCGCCGACCTGGTCGCGGACGACGGCTACGAGCCGGCCGGCCTGCTCGAGCTGCGTGAGGCGCTCGCCGGCTACTACGCCGACCTCGGGGTCGCGACGTCGGCGGAGGAGGTCCTGGTCACCTCGGGATCCCAGCAGGGCCTGGCGATGGTCGCGGCTGCCCTGGTCCGGCCCGGCGACGTCGTCCTGGTCGAGGACCCGTCCTACCGGGGCGCGCTGGACGCGTTCCGCGCGCAGGGTGCCCGGCTGGTGCCGGTCCCGGTCGACCACTCCGGCCCGGACCTCGAGGTGCTCGAGCGGCTGGTCCGCCAGCTCAAGCCGCGCCTGTTCTACTCGCTGCCGATCGCCCACAACCCGACCGGCTCGGTAATCACTCCCGCCAGGGCCGCCGGCCTGACCCAGATCCTCTCGGGGTCGCGGACCATCCTGCTCGAGGACGGGTCCCCCGCCGACCTCATGCTCGACGCGGACCGCCCACCGACGCCGGTCGGTCACGGACTGCCGCCGGAGCAGTGGGTCGCCCTCGGCTCGGTGTCGAAGCTCTTCTGGGGCGGGCTGCGGATCGGGTGGATCCGTGCCCGATCCTCGTTCCTGGATCCGCTGGTCCGCGCCAAGGCCGTCGCCGACCTCGGGAGCTCGCCACTCACGCAGCTGGTGGCCGCGTCCTGCTTGTCCGTGGTCGACGAGGCTCGCGCCGCGCGCCGGCGCCAGCTGGAGACCGGCTACGCGGCGGCCGCCGCGATCCTGAACGCCGACGCACCGGAGTGGTCCTTCACGCGGCCCGGCGGCGGCAGCGGGCTCTGGGTGCGCGTCCCCGGCCTGGACGCCTCGGCGTTCGGGCAGCACGCGCGACGTCACGGGATCCTCGTCAGCCCCGGTCCCGTGTTCTCGGCCGTCGAGGGGTGTCGCGAGTACCTGCGGATCCCTTTCTGGCGCGAGCCCGACGCGCTTGGTGACGGCCTGACCGACCTGATCGCGCTGTGGCGCGATCACCAGCGAGCCCCCACCCTCGGCACCACCGCCGGTCCGAGGCACCCGTCGCCGTGA
- a CDS encoding Tm-1-like ATP-binding domain-containing protein, whose translation MAVLVVGTLDTKGAEVAFVRDRLQRDGSDVLVMDVGVLGGSEVEPDLDASTVAAAAGHQLADLRSAGDRGAALRAMAQGAAALTTGLVGRGEVEGVLGLGGSGGSSVVAEVARVLPVGMPKLLVSTMASGDVSAYVGETDLTLMHSVVDLAGLNVISREILRNAAVATGAMARAYAAARSEPADAVDRPLVAATMFGVTTPAVETAKVELEASGYDVIVFHATGSGGRAMESLVRSGYFAGVLDLTTTEIADEVVGGVLSAGPGRLTAAAELGLPQVVSLGAVDMVNFGPRASVPDQFDERTLLVHNDTVTLMRTTADEARSIGRTIGERLARSTGPTVVFVPVGGTSAIDAVDGPFWDQEADQAAVTALREALAGTGIEVVVREENINDPQFAVAMAQRLHTLVEGENA comes from the coding sequence GTGGCAGTGCTCGTCGTAGGAACCCTCGACACCAAGGGTGCCGAGGTCGCGTTCGTCCGCGACCGTCTGCAGCGTGACGGGTCCGACGTCCTGGTGATGGACGTCGGCGTGCTCGGCGGCAGCGAGGTCGAGCCCGACCTCGACGCCTCCACCGTCGCGGCCGCCGCGGGTCACCAGCTCGCTGACCTGCGGTCCGCGGGCGACCGCGGTGCCGCCCTGCGCGCCATGGCCCAGGGTGCCGCAGCCCTCACCACGGGCCTCGTGGGGCGCGGTGAGGTCGAGGGCGTCCTCGGGCTGGGCGGCAGCGGAGGGTCGTCGGTCGTCGCCGAGGTCGCGCGCGTGCTGCCGGTCGGCATGCCGAAGCTGCTCGTGTCGACGATGGCCAGCGGCGACGTCTCGGCCTACGTCGGGGAGACCGACCTGACCCTGATGCACAGCGTGGTCGACCTCGCCGGCCTCAACGTGATCTCGCGCGAGATCCTGCGCAACGCGGCGGTGGCGACCGGCGCGATGGCCCGCGCCTACGCCGCGGCACGGTCCGAGCCCGCGGACGCCGTCGACCGCCCGCTCGTCGCCGCGACCATGTTCGGGGTCACCACGCCGGCCGTCGAGACCGCCAAGGTCGAGCTCGAGGCCTCGGGCTACGACGTCATCGTCTTCCACGCGACTGGCTCGGGCGGTCGGGCGATGGAGTCGTTGGTCCGCAGCGGCTACTTCGCCGGCGTCCTCGACCTGACGACGACCGAGATCGCCGACGAGGTCGTGGGCGGTGTGCTCTCGGCCGGTCCCGGCCGGCTCACCGCCGCCGCCGAGCTCGGGCTGCCCCAGGTGGTCAGCCTGGGTGCCGTCGACATGGTGAACTTCGGGCCGCGCGCCTCGGTGCCGGACCAGTTCGACGAGCGCACCCTGCTGGTGCACAACGACACCGTGACCCTGATGCGGACCACGGCCGACGAGGCACGCTCCATCGGCCGCACCATCGGAGAACGACTGGCGCGCAGCACCGGCCCCACCGTCGTCTTCGTCCCGGTGGGCGGCACGTCGGCGATCGACGCCGTCGACGGGCCCTTCTGGGACCAGGAGGCCGACCAGGCCGCCGTCACGGCGCTCCGGGAGGCACTCGCCGGGACCGGCATCGAGGTCGTGGTCCGCGAGGAGAACATCAACGATCCCCAGTTCGCAGTCGCCATGGCGCAGCGGCTGCACACGCTCGTCGAAGGAGAGAACGCATGA
- a CDS encoding phosphoenolpyruvate hydrolase family protein produces MNRTEALQALRSQVAQDLPVVGAGAGTGLSAKSAEMGGADLIIIYNSGRFRMAGRGSLAGMMPYGDANKIVMEMAAEVLPVIERTPVLAGVCGTDPFRLMPQFLDEIARTGFTGVQNFPTVGLIDGVFRANLEETGMGFDLEVEMIRLAAERDLLTAPYVFDVEQARAMTEAGADVLVPHMGLTTKGSIGAATAISLDEAIDRVQAMSDAAHAVDPEVIVLCHGGPIAEPDDVRTVLERTSGVVGFFGASSMERLPNERAIADQLRLFKSLPV; encoded by the coding sequence ATGAACCGCACCGAGGCGCTCCAGGCCCTCCGGAGCCAGGTCGCGCAGGACCTGCCCGTCGTGGGGGCCGGTGCCGGGACCGGTCTGTCCGCCAAGTCCGCCGAGATGGGCGGCGCGGACCTGATCATCATCTACAACTCCGGGCGGTTCCGGATGGCCGGGCGCGGCTCGCTGGCCGGGATGATGCCGTACGGCGACGCCAACAAGATCGTGATGGAGATGGCCGCCGAGGTGCTGCCGGTCATCGAGCGCACGCCGGTCCTCGCCGGCGTCTGCGGGACCGACCCGTTCCGCCTCATGCCGCAGTTCCTGGACGAGATCGCCCGGACGGGGTTCACCGGCGTCCAGAACTTCCCGACGGTGGGTCTCATCGACGGGGTGTTCCGGGCCAACCTGGAGGAGACCGGGATGGGCTTCGACCTGGAGGTCGAGATGATCCGGCTGGCCGCCGAGCGGGACCTGCTGACGGCGCCCTACGTCTTCGACGTCGAGCAGGCCAGGGCGATGACCGAGGCCGGCGCGGACGTCCTGGTGCCCCACATGGGTCTGACCACCAAGGGCTCGATCGGCGCGGCCACGGCGATCTCCCTCGACGAGGCCATCGACCGGGTGCAGGCGATGAGCGACGCCGCCCACGCCGTTGACCCGGAGGTCATCGTGCTGTGCCACGGAGGTCCGATCGCCGAGCCGGACGACGTGCGCACCGTCCTCGAGCGCACCAGCGGCGTGGTCGGGTTCTTCGGCGCCTCGTCGATGGAGCGCCTGCCCAACGAGCGCGCGATCGCCGACCAGCTGCGGCTGTTCAAGAGTCTTCCGGTCTGA
- a CDS encoding cupin domain-containing protein, with protein sequence MHRKPRDLTTMVLDWGSIKWFVSPDTVPGATSSFGEVVINPTQGHDRHEHPGADEVLYVIEGTGRQTVGDGPEFEIVAGDTIWVPRGTPHSTFNTGWKALRLIATYTPGGEEQALRGLPDFVELPAGDTPVWKPADSAR encoded by the coding sequence GTGCACAGGAAGCCACGGGACCTGACGACCATGGTCCTCGACTGGGGATCCATCAAGTGGTTCGTCTCCCCGGACACCGTGCCGGGGGCCACCTCGTCGTTCGGCGAGGTCGTCATCAACCCCACCCAGGGTCACGACCGCCACGAGCACCCGGGGGCCGACGAGGTCCTCTACGTGATCGAGGGGACCGGTCGCCAGACGGTGGGGGACGGGCCGGAGTTCGAGATCGTCGCCGGCGACACGATCTGGGTGCCCAGGGGCACGCCGCACTCGACGTTCAACACCGGCTGGAAGGCGCTGCGCCTGATCGCGACCTACACACCCGGCGGCGAGGAGCAGGCGCTCCGGGGGCTGCCCGACTTCGTCGAGCTGCCCGCAGGTGACACCCCGGTGTGGAAGCCGGCCGACTCGGCCCGATGA
- a CDS encoding hemerythrin domain-containing protein, with the protein MDDWVELRTGVRPTPPPAVRRSTRSVLDPETRPSGAEPDPSVTFGPRGRAVANHLLEVHGHHRAEIDHVRDVVGQVRAGVAAIGAARSAVNDMAVRANSWTLGGICQAQCLALTQHHTMETGQVFPHLVAEQPDLAPVVERLDAEHHLIHGVLEELDAALVHLVQHPSDLDPLEAALDLLEDTLLSHFAYEERELVAPLARHGFFLDQV; encoded by the coding sequence GTGGACGACTGGGTGGAGCTGCGCACCGGCGTCCGGCCCACCCCACCACCCGCCGTGCGCCGCAGCACGCGCAGCGTGCTCGACCCGGAGACCCGCCCGAGCGGTGCCGAGCCCGACCCGTCGGTGACCTTCGGCCCGCGTGGCCGGGCGGTCGCCAACCACCTGCTCGAGGTGCACGGACACCACCGGGCCGAGATCGACCACGTGCGCGACGTCGTGGGCCAGGTGCGGGCCGGCGTCGCCGCGATCGGCGCGGCACGATCGGCCGTCAACGACATGGCCGTCCGCGCCAACAGCTGGACCCTGGGCGGCATCTGCCAGGCCCAGTGCCTCGCCCTCACCCAGCACCACACGATGGAGACCGGCCAGGTCTTCCCGCACCTCGTGGCCGAGCAGCCCGACCTCGCACCCGTCGTCGAACGACTCGACGCCGAGCACCACCTGATCCACGGCGTCCTCGAGGAGCTCGACGCGGCCCTGGTCCACCTCGTCCAGCACCCCTCGGACCTCGACCCGCTCGAGGCCGCTCTCGACCTGCTCGAGGACACGCTGCTGTCGCACTTCGCCTACGAGGAGCGCGAGCTCGTCGCACCCCTGGCCCGGCACGGGTTCTTCCTCGACCAGGTGTGA
- a CDS encoding choice-of-anchor D domain-containing protein yields the protein MTDEGTEVRATFTLANRTDVRQAPRRATVFIVATDRPVGSQRRYRVGATRTPALPAGARRTVRAFGTVPPTAVAGSYHVRVCLPPSPGGRCAVSRTAVVQVGPAALAAEPRALTFTGTAPPLQDVRITNVGQSRTNRVTLALGGPDAAAFTTSEGTCGPWLVPGASCTAQVGLAPGGDPTRTRTASLVVAGGGRGATTVPLEATAAPTGLSISPAAWDYGSVTIGQTATRTFRLVNGGDTDLPLTRGDLSDYGNFLFDYVEGENTCLQNVIPAHGFCTFSVAFAPTATGPLATTATFGGGELTATSELTGTGVGPAVRPTARAGRPYAVDRS from the coding sequence GTGACCGACGAGGGCACCGAGGTACGGGCGACGTTCACGCTGGCCAACCGGACCGACGTGCGCCAGGCGCCGCGGAGGGCGACGGTCTTCATCGTCGCCACCGACCGTCCGGTCGGGTCGCAGCGGCGCTACCGGGTCGGGGCCACCCGCACCCCGGCCCTGCCGGCGGGCGCGCGCCGGACCGTGCGTGCGTTCGGCACCGTCCCGCCGACGGCGGTGGCGGGCAGCTACCACGTGCGCGTCTGCCTCCCGCCCAGCCCCGGCGGCCGGTGTGCGGTGAGCAGGACCGCGGTCGTGCAGGTCGGCCCCGCCGCCCTCGCCGCCGAGCCCCGGGCCCTGACGTTCACCGGCACGGCCCCGCCGCTCCAGGACGTGCGGATCACCAACGTCGGACAGTCGCGCACGAACCGCGTCACGCTCGCCCTCGGCGGTCCCGACGCCGCGGCCTTCACGACCTCAGAAGGCACGTGCGGGCCCTGGCTGGTGCCCGGCGCCTCCTGCACGGCCCAGGTGGGCCTCGCGCCCGGGGGCGACCCGACCCGCACCCGGACGGCGTCCCTGGTCGTCGCCGGCGGCGGCCGCGGCGCCACCACCGTCCCGCTCGAGGCCACGGCGGCACCGACCGGCCTCTCCATCAGCCCGGCCGCGTGGGACTACGGCTCCGTCACCATCGGTCAGACGGCCACCCGCACGTTCAGGCTCGTCAACGGCGGCGACACCGACCTGCCGCTCACCCGGGGGGATCTCAGCGACTACGGCAACTTCCTCTTCGACTACGTCGAGGGTGAGAACACCTGCCTCCAGAACGTGATCCCGGCGCACGGCTTCTGCACCTTCAGCGTGGCGTTCGCGCCGACGGCGACCGGGCCGCTGGCCACGACCGCGACGTTCGGAGGCGGCGAGCTCACCGCGACCAGCGAGCTGACCGGCACCGGCGTCGGCCCCGCGGTCCGTCCCACCGCCCGCGCCGGTCGTCCGTACGCCGTCGACCGCTCCTGA
- a CDS encoding ANTAR domain-containing protein, translated as MEPIAATGEVFEEFRSLGIDTDLRDYLLERAEEVRKVVPSCVGLSLASMKHGVTFTLEATSREFAALDSVQYLDGGPCDSGAHEGEMLEYNADDPTDERRWELFAASTAAHNVASTLTLPLVVAHQVAGTVNLYASRTDAFKGHHDEVAAIFGARAHEAVTNADLGFRTRRDAERAPRVLRDQNDVTRAAGVLMTRHGIDRETARDLIEQSARRGGVSDGDLAREILRPGGRE; from the coding sequence ATGGAGCCGATCGCCGCGACCGGGGAGGTGTTCGAGGAGTTCAGGTCCCTCGGGATCGACACCGACCTGCGTGACTACCTCCTCGAACGGGCCGAGGAGGTTCGCAAGGTGGTGCCCAGCTGCGTCGGGTTGAGCCTGGCCTCGATGAAGCACGGGGTGACCTTCACCCTGGAGGCGACCTCGAGGGAGTTTGCGGCACTCGACAGCGTCCAGTACCTGGATGGCGGACCGTGCGACAGCGGTGCCCACGAGGGGGAGATGCTGGAGTACAACGCCGACGACCCCACCGACGAGCGCCGCTGGGAGCTCTTCGCCGCGAGCACCGCCGCCCACAACGTGGCCAGCACGTTGACACTGCCGCTCGTCGTTGCGCACCAGGTTGCCGGGACGGTCAATCTGTACGCCTCACGGACCGACGCCTTCAAGGGCCACCACGACGAGGTCGCGGCGATTTTCGGCGCCCGCGCACACGAGGCGGTCACCAACGCCGACCTGGGCTTCCGGACCCGCCGCGACGCCGAGCGCGCTCCGCGCGTACTTCGCGACCAGAATGACGTCACTCGAGCGGCCGGCGTCCTCATGACCAGGCACGGCATCGACCGCGAGACCGCGCGGGACCTGATCGAGCAGTCAGCTCGACGGGGAGGTGTCAGCGACGGTGACCTGGCTCGCGAGATCCTTCGGCCCGGCGGGCGCGAGTGA
- a CDS encoding LuxR C-terminal-related transcriptional regulator — MLHLITNAWSNHEIAAELHLGITTVKTYIRLAYRKMGVDSRSQAVLWGVHRGLLDGDEVVRRD, encoded by the coding sequence GTGCTCCACCTGATCACGAACGCCTGGAGCAACCACGAGATCGCCGCTGAGCTGCACCTCGGCATCACCACCGTCAAGACCTACATCAGGTTGGCCTACCGCAAGATGGGGGTCGACTCGCGCTCGCAGGCAGTCCTGTGGGGCGTGCACCGCGGGCTACTTGACGGTGACGAGGTCGTCCGGCGCGACTGA
- a CDS encoding ANTAR domain-containing protein produces MAIINEKSAADLETVNTQLQRALDSRVVLEQAKGIVANAGEVNVRDAFVLLRHYARDHGRKLTDVAAEVVSRDLRSTTVLEHARARLS; encoded by the coding sequence GTGGCCATCATCAACGAGAAGTCCGCAGCCGACCTCGAGACCGTCAACACCCAGCTCCAGCGCGCCTTGGACAGCCGCGTCGTGTTGGAGCAGGCCAAGGGCATCGTCGCCAACGCAGGCGAGGTGAACGTCCGCGACGCCTTCGTCCTGCTCCGGCACTACGCGCGCGACCATGGCCGAAAGCTCACCGACGTCGCCGCAGAAGTCGTCAGCCGTGACCTGCGCAGCACAACGGTCCTGGAGCACGCTCGCGCACGACTGTCGTAG